One window of Pseudomonas sp. ML2-2023-3 genomic DNA carries:
- a CDS encoding protein kinase, which translates to MDTLAKLRAGQLAGLKRLDLSCGLTEFPDEIFQLADSLEILNLSGNALSSLPDDLHRLSHLRILFCSDNQFTELPACLGQCAQLSMIGFKANRIESVPGTALPPLLRWLILTDNCIEQLPEELGQRPLLQKLMLAGNRLQQLPGSLASCERLELIRLAANQFSELPDRLLALPSLSWLAYAGNPLREDASAHRPPDHTPDIDWSHLELEHKLGEGASGIIYQARWTAPGQADQSVAVKLYKGSITSDGSPLNEMNACIAAGQHPNLIKVLGRVAGHPDNQAGLVMELIDPSFINLAALPSFDTCSRDVYANSTRFTGESALRIARGIASAAGHLHAQGICHGDLYGHNILFNAQGECLLGDFGAACFYAIDDSPHSRALQRIEVRAFGILLGELLERIDSGLSDQQRSDLQGLQQRCIQPDVLARPGFVQISQELA; encoded by the coding sequence ATGGATACCCTCGCTAAACTGCGCGCCGGCCAATTGGCGGGCCTCAAACGTCTTGATCTGTCGTGCGGACTTACCGAGTTCCCGGACGAAATTTTCCAGCTTGCCGACTCCCTGGAAATTCTCAACCTCAGCGGTAACGCCCTGAGCAGCTTGCCCGACGACCTGCATCGCCTGAGCCATTTGCGCATCCTGTTTTGCTCGGACAATCAGTTCACCGAGCTGCCAGCATGCCTGGGGCAGTGCGCACAGTTGAGCATGATTGGCTTCAAGGCCAACCGCATCGAAAGCGTACCCGGCACCGCGCTGCCGCCTTTGCTGCGCTGGCTGATCCTGACCGACAACTGCATCGAACAATTACCCGAAGAACTGGGCCAGCGACCCCTGCTGCAAAAGCTGATGCTGGCCGGTAATCGCCTGCAGCAGCTGCCCGGCAGCCTGGCCAGTTGTGAGCGCCTGGAATTGATCCGCTTGGCTGCCAACCAATTCAGCGAGCTGCCCGACAGGCTGCTGGCACTGCCGAGCCTGAGCTGGCTGGCCTACGCTGGCAATCCGTTGCGTGAAGATGCCAGCGCTCATCGCCCGCCTGACCACACGCCGGATATTGATTGGTCGCACCTTGAGCTTGAGCACAAGTTGGGCGAAGGCGCTTCAGGGATCATTTATCAAGCCCGGTGGACTGCCCCCGGTCAGGCGGACCAGTCAGTTGCCGTCAAGCTGTACAAGGGCAGCATCACCAGCGACGGCTCGCCCCTCAATGAAATGAATGCCTGCATCGCTGCGGGGCAACACCCCAACCTGATCAAGGTATTGGGCCGTGTGGCGGGGCATCCTGACAACCAGGCCGGTCTGGTCATGGAGCTGATCGACCCGTCATTCATCAACCTTGCGGCCCTGCCCAGTTTTGATACCTGTAGCCGCGACGTGTATGCCAACAGCACCCGGTTTACCGGCGAAAGTGCCTTGCGCATCGCTCGCGGCATAGCCTCGGCGGCAGGCCATTTGCACGCGCAGGGCATCTGTCATGGCGATTTGTACGGGCACAATATTCTGTTCAATGCCCAAGGCGAATGCCTGCTGGGGGATTTTGGCGCCGCGTGCTTCTACGCCATTGACGACAGTCCGCACAGCCGTGCGCTGCAACGCATTGAAGTGCGAGCATTCGGGATTTTATTGGGGGAATTGCTGGAGCGTATCGACTCGGGCCTGAGCGATCAGCAGCGCAGTGACCTGCAAGGCCTGCAACAGCGTTGCATCCAGCCTGACGTGTTGGCACGGCCGGGGTTTGTTCAAATCAGTCAGGAACTGGCATGA
- a CDS encoding 2-aminoethylphosphonate--pyruvate transaminase: MSTAAPILLTPGPLTTSARTRRAMMVDWGSWDDSFNQLTASLCEQLLAIINGGISHHCVPLQGSGTFAVEAAIGTLVPRDGNVLVLINGAYGKRLARICEVLGRRFSTFETAEDQPTTAADVDRLLRADPSITHVALIHCETSTGILNPLPEIAAVIAQQGKRLIIDAMSSFGALPIDAQQVPFDALIAASGKCLEGVPGMGFVFARKEALQNASGNSHSLAMDLFDQHAYMTKTGQWRFTPPTHVVAALHEALLQYNEEGGLPARHQRYANNCQTLLDGMAALGIRSFLPEAIQAPVIVTFHAPKDPRYQFKEFYERVKAKGFILYPGKLTQVETFRVGCIGHVNQAEIQAAVNAIGQVLHEMEVFDI; encoded by the coding sequence ATGAGTACTGCCGCGCCGATCCTGCTGACCCCTGGCCCACTGACGACGTCGGCGCGAACCCGCCGGGCGATGATGGTCGACTGGGGTTCCTGGGATGACAGTTTCAACCAGCTGACTGCCAGCCTCTGCGAGCAACTGCTGGCCATTATCAACGGCGGGATCAGCCATCACTGTGTGCCTCTGCAAGGCAGCGGCACCTTCGCCGTCGAGGCCGCCATCGGTACCCTTGTGCCACGAGATGGCAATGTGCTCGTACTGATCAACGGCGCCTACGGCAAGCGACTGGCCAGGATCTGCGAAGTGCTGGGGCGTCGTTTCAGCACCTTTGAAACGGCTGAAGACCAGCCCACCACCGCTGCCGACGTAGACCGCCTTCTGCGTGCCGACCCGAGCATCACCCATGTGGCCCTGATTCACTGCGAAACCAGTACCGGGATTCTTAATCCGCTGCCCGAAATTGCAGCGGTCATTGCTCAACAAGGTAAACGTCTGATCATCGACGCCATGAGTTCTTTCGGCGCCCTGCCCATCGATGCACAGCAAGTCCCTTTCGACGCGCTGATCGCAGCGTCCGGCAAATGCCTGGAGGGGGTACCGGGCATGGGGTTTGTCTTCGCCCGCAAAGAGGCGCTGCAGAACGCATCGGGCAACAGTCACTCACTGGCGATGGACTTGTTTGATCAGCACGCCTATATGACCAAAACAGGCCAATGGCGCTTCACTCCACCCACACACGTGGTCGCGGCCTTGCACGAAGCCCTGCTGCAGTACAACGAAGAAGGCGGTTTACCAGCACGCCACCAGCGTTATGCCAACAACTGCCAGACGCTACTCGACGGCATGGCCGCCCTGGGTATTCGCAGCTTCCTGCCCGAGGCCATTCAGGCTCCGGTTATCGTCACCTTCCATGCGCCCAAAGATCCGCGCTACCAGTTCAAGGAGTTCTACGAACGCGTGAAAGCCAAGGGCTTCATCTTGTACCCGGGCAAATTGACCCAGGTCGAAACCTTCCGTGTGGGCTGCATAGGCCACGTCAATCAGGCCGAGATCCAGGCTGCGGTGAATGCCATAGGCCAAGTGCTACATGAGATGGAAGTCTTCGACATTTGA
- a CDS encoding Lrp/AsnC family transcriptional regulator, translated as MQIKLSAIDRKILRLLQHNADLSAAEVAEHVELSQSPCWRRIHRLQEEGVIERKVALLNPKKLGLNVVVFVNVRLSGHGRRHLTEFEEAITDYPEVIECYTMAGDMDYLLKVVTHDIDSYERFLRDHLLQKPHVQEAHSNIAMSEVKRTTELLLASG; from the coding sequence ATGCAGATTAAATTAAGCGCTATTGACCGCAAGATTCTTCGCCTGCTGCAACACAATGCCGACCTGTCTGCCGCCGAAGTGGCAGAGCACGTGGAGTTGTCGCAATCGCCCTGTTGGCGCCGCATCCATCGATTGCAAGAAGAAGGCGTCATCGAGCGCAAGGTCGCCCTGCTCAATCCGAAAAAGCTCGGGCTCAATGTGGTGGTGTTCGTCAATGTGCGGTTATCAGGCCACGGGCGGCGCCATCTGACCGAGTTTGAAGAAGCGATCACCGATTACCCCGAAGTGATCGAGTGCTACACGATGGCGGGCGATATGGACTACCTGCTGAAGGTGGTGACCCATGACATCGACAGTTATGAACGCTTTCTACGCGATCACTTGTTGCAGAAGCCGCACGTTCAGGAAGCCCACTCGAATATCGCCATGAGCGAAGTCAAACGCACCACGGAGTTGCTGCTGGCATCGGGATAA
- a CDS encoding LysR substrate-binding domain-containing protein codes for MRLRHIEVIQAILQTGNLGHAAELLQLPAATLSATLQEAEQQLGFMLFASVRGRLQATRDTLVLQPHINQLYQALEPLRQLGNDLRQHQEPALRVACSETLAHTLLPYCIGALRRRFPDTPTTLSSQPCAEIVRRLLMDECDLGLSLQSSEQPGIDCQPLVQGKVQFLAPHGWLSPKHKYIALQELAGQAMIGLQQHDPLSRLLDGKLQALRPMPVVQIQVQSYQMMRSLVEAGEGLALVDPFTAVGAKTSGLDVCPVSPAIPVTLYGLTRKDAQPGPALKALLDIVRHKAEALLADQGLVVL; via the coding sequence ATGCGTTTACGCCACATCGAAGTGATACAAGCGATCTTGCAAACCGGCAACCTCGGCCATGCTGCCGAGTTGCTGCAATTGCCCGCGGCCACCCTCAGCGCCACGCTGCAAGAGGCCGAGCAGCAATTGGGCTTCATGCTGTTTGCCAGTGTTCGCGGGCGGCTTCAAGCCACCCGCGACACCCTTGTGCTCCAGCCCCACATCAACCAGCTGTACCAGGCACTTGAGCCGCTGCGCCAGCTTGGCAACGACTTGCGCCAGCATCAGGAGCCAGCCTTGCGTGTGGCCTGCAGCGAAACCCTGGCACACACCCTTCTGCCTTACTGCATAGGTGCCCTCAGGCGCCGCTTCCCCGATACGCCAACCACCTTGAGCAGCCAGCCTTGCGCCGAAATTGTGCGCCGCCTGTTGATGGACGAGTGCGATCTTGGCCTGAGCCTGCAGTCATCGGAACAACCCGGGATCGACTGCCAGCCTCTGGTTCAAGGCAAAGTACAGTTTTTGGCCCCTCACGGCTGGTTGTCCCCCAAGCACAAATACATCGCGCTGCAAGAATTGGCCGGCCAGGCAATGATTGGCCTGCAGCAGCACGACCCTTTGAGCCGCCTGCTCGACGGCAAACTGCAAGCCTTGCGCCCGATGCCTGTGGTGCAGATTCAGGTTCAGAGTTACCAGATGATGCGCAGCCTGGTGGAAGCCGGGGAAGGATTGGCTTTGGTCGACCCGTTCACGGCCGTAGGCGCCAAGACCAGCGGTCTGGATGTGTGCCCCGTGTCACCGGCTATCCCGGTGACACTCTATGGGCTGACACGCAAAGACGCGCAACCCGGACCTGCGCTCAAGGCATTGCTCGATATCGTGCGCCATAAAGCCGAGGCATTACTGGCTGATCAGGGGTTGGTGGTGCTTTAA
- a CDS encoding M14-type cytosolic carboxypeptidase, with amino-acid sequence MTVAPSSLHISSDFDSGNVQVLDASNPLQVKLAIKPDTKSPHFQWFHFKADGLTPGHTHHFQLSNAGQSSYNKAWDGYQAVASYDHENWFRVPSDFDGTSLNVRLAAEQPQAWFAYFEPYSRERHDQLIKNALQWSGCQLLATGKSAEGRDIQLLRKGNGASHKRKIWIIAQQHPGEHMAEWFMEGIFERLEQGSDPQMRKLLDFADLYLIPNMNPDGAFHGHLRTNANGQDLNRAWQNTSPQVSPEVFFALEQMTHYGVDLFLDIHGDEEIPYVFTAGCEGNPGYTPRLATLEERFRSHLSGLTKDFQTAHGYTRDEPGQANMTLACNSVGQRFDCLSLTLEMPFKDNNDAPNPQTGWDGKRSKQLAKDVLTTLSAMVRELR; translated from the coding sequence ATGACTGTGGCGCCCTCTTCACTTCATATCAGCAGTGACTTCGACAGCGGCAATGTCCAGGTGCTGGATGCCAGTAATCCGCTGCAGGTAAAACTGGCCATCAAACCAGATACCAAAAGCCCGCATTTTCAGTGGTTCCACTTCAAGGCCGATGGCCTGACACCGGGACACACGCACCATTTCCAATTAAGCAACGCCGGCCAGTCTTCCTATAACAAAGCGTGGGATGGTTATCAGGCGGTGGCTTCGTACGACCATGAAAACTGGTTCCGCGTACCGAGCGATTTCGACGGTACCTCGTTGAACGTTCGCCTTGCCGCCGAGCAGCCTCAGGCCTGGTTCGCCTACTTCGAACCTTACAGCCGCGAACGCCACGATCAGTTGATCAAGAACGCCCTGCAGTGGTCAGGCTGCCAGTTGCTGGCCACCGGTAAAAGTGCCGAGGGGCGGGATATCCAGTTGTTGCGCAAAGGCAACGGCGCCAGCCACAAACGCAAGATCTGGATCATCGCCCAGCAGCACCCGGGCGAACACATGGCCGAATGGTTTATGGAAGGCATTTTCGAACGCCTGGAACAGGGCAGCGATCCCCAAATGCGCAAGCTGCTGGACTTTGCCGACCTGTACCTGATCCCGAACATGAACCCGGACGGCGCGTTTCACGGGCACTTGCGCACCAATGCCAATGGCCAGGACTTGAACCGCGCCTGGCAAAACACCAGCCCCCAGGTCAGCCCTGAAGTGTTCTTCGCCCTGGAGCAAATGACCCACTACGGTGTCGATCTGTTCCTGGATATCCACGGCGACGAAGAAATCCCCTATGTGTTCACGGCGGGCTGTGAAGGCAATCCTGGCTACACCCCTCGCCTGGCGACCCTGGAGGAACGTTTTCGCAGCCACCTCAGCGGCCTGACCAAAGACTTTCAGACTGCCCATGGCTACACCCGCGACGAGCCGGGCCAAGCCAACATGACCCTGGCCTGCAACAGCGTCGGCCAGCGCTTCGACTGCCTGTCGCTGACGCTGGAAATGCCGTTCAAGGACAACAACGATGCGCCGAACCCGCAAACCGGCTGGGATGGAAAACGCTCGAAGCAGTTGGCCAAGGACGTGCTGACCACCCTGTCGGCCATGGTCAGGGAACTGCGTTAA
- the dnaQ gene encoding DNA polymerase III subunit epsilon, translated as MRSVVLDTETTGMPVTDGHRVIEIGCVELMGRRLTGRHFHVYLQPDRESDEGAIGVHGITNEFLVGKPRFAEVADEFFEFIKGAQLIIHNAAFDVGFLNNEFALIGQTDRADLTRHCTILDTLAMARARHPGQRNSLDALCKRYGVDNSGRELHGALLDSEILADVYLTMTGGQTSLSLAGNASDGNGSGEGSGNQASEIRRLSADRHPGRIIRASESDLAEHAARLEAIAKSAGAPSLWTQLLDAKGQTLQ; from the coding sequence ATGCGTAGTGTTGTACTGGATACCGAAACCACCGGTATGCCGGTCACCGACGGCCACCGCGTGATCGAGATCGGTTGCGTCGAGTTGATGGGACGTCGCTTGACCGGCAGGCATTTTCACGTGTACCTGCAGCCCGACCGCGAAAGTGACGAGGGCGCCATTGGCGTCCACGGCATTACCAATGAGTTTCTGGTGGGCAAGCCCCGTTTTGCTGAAGTGGCCGATGAGTTTTTTGAATTCATCAAGGGCGCTCAGTTGATCATTCATAACGCCGCGTTTGACGTGGGCTTTTTGAATAACGAGTTTGCCCTGATCGGGCAGACGGATCGGGCCGATCTCACTCGCCACTGCACAATCCTCGATACCCTGGCGATGGCGCGGGCCCGTCACCCGGGGCAGCGCAACAGCCTTGATGCCTTGTGCAAACGCTATGGCGTCGATAACTCGGGTCGTGAATTACACGGCGCGTTGCTCGACTCCGAGATCCTGGCAGACGTTTATCTGACCATGACCGGTGGTCAAACCAGCCTGTCACTGGCGGGCAATGCTTCTGACGGCAATGGTTCGGGCGAAGGCTCGGGCAATCAGGCCAGTGAAATTCGCCGCTTGTCGGCAGACCGTCATCCGGGTCGGATTATTCGTGCAAGTGAAAGCGACTTGGCCGAGCATGCGGCTCGTCTTGAAGCCATTGCCAAATCGGCTGGCGCCCCTTCGTTGTGGACCCAACTCCTCGACGCCAAGGGACAGACGCTGCAATAG
- a CDS encoding NADPH-dependent FMN reductase gives MSKVYNVAVLVGSLRKDSLNRKVALALAELSPANLKLNIVEIGELALYNEDIDVTPPPAPYSTFRDQIRPADAVLFVTPEYNRSVPGVLKNAIDVGSRPYGQSVFSGKPGAVISVSPGAIGGFGANQHLRQSLVFLNVPCMQQPEAYLGGAGDAFDASGKLSEKTRPFLQKFIDDFAKWVEQQHKL, from the coding sequence ATGAGCAAGGTCTACAACGTTGCGGTGTTGGTCGGCAGTCTGAGGAAAGACTCCCTCAATCGAAAAGTCGCCCTTGCTCTGGCAGAACTGTCTCCGGCAAATTTGAAACTGAATATTGTCGAAATCGGCGAACTGGCCCTCTATAACGAAGACATTGATGTCACGCCGCCTCCTGCGCCTTACAGCACGTTTCGCGATCAGATACGCCCTGCCGATGCCGTGCTGTTTGTGACCCCTGAATACAATCGCTCGGTGCCCGGCGTGTTGAAAAACGCGATAGATGTCGGTTCGCGTCCCTATGGCCAAAGTGTGTTCAGCGGCAAACCGGGTGCGGTGATCAGTGTTTCGCCGGGGGCCATTGGTGGCTTTGGGGCAAACCAGCATTTGCGCCAGTCGCTGGTTTTCCTCAATGTTCCGTGCATGCAACAGCCTGAGGCGTACCTGGGTGGTGCGGGGGATGCATTTGATGCGTCTGGCAAGCTGTCAGAAAAAACCCGACCGTTTTTGCAAAAATTCATCGACGACTTTGCCAAATGGGTCGAGCAGCAACACAAGCTCTGA
- a CDS encoding LysR substrate-binding domain-containing protein has protein sequence MNLFQLRAFDAVAREGSFTRAAARLFISQPAVTGHIKALEEHYQITLLRRTARRVELTEEGTRLAAITRAMFGLVDEAQVMLEANRQLLTGRLEVAADGPHLVMPMLAGLRARYPGITVNLRLGNAQETLAALLSEHVDVAVLTEVEPRKGLTLRPLDESRICALVPANHPWQALPDGIAISQLDQVIMVLREPTSITRRTFDSACAQAGVTPRVLLELDSREAVTEAVAAQLGVGIVSSVEVSHDPRVCAVPINGAGLVNLHMLGCMERRAELRLIKAFMELGKA, from the coding sequence ATGAATTTATTTCAGCTTCGTGCCTTTGACGCGGTGGCCCGAGAAGGCAGTTTTACCCGGGCTGCGGCCCGACTTTTTATCAGCCAGCCAGCCGTTACGGGGCACATCAAGGCGCTTGAGGAGCACTACCAGATCACCTTGCTGCGACGTACGGCCAGGCGTGTGGAGCTGACTGAAGAAGGCACCAGGCTGGCGGCCATCACGCGAGCCATGTTTGGTTTGGTGGATGAGGCACAGGTCATGCTGGAGGCCAATCGCCAACTGCTCACCGGGCGGCTTGAGGTAGCGGCCGACGGCCCGCATCTGGTGATGCCGATGCTGGCTGGCCTGCGGGCGCGTTATCCGGGAATAACCGTGAACTTGCGTTTGGGCAATGCCCAGGAAACCTTGGCGGCGTTGTTGTCGGAACATGTCGATGTAGCCGTGCTGACGGAAGTAGAACCGCGCAAAGGCCTGACCTTGCGTCCGTTGGATGAGTCGCGGATATGCGCCTTGGTGCCGGCCAATCACCCATGGCAGGCTTTGCCGGATGGCATCGCTATTTCACAATTGGACCAGGTGATCATGGTGTTGCGTGAACCGACGTCGATTACCCGTCGCACCTTTGACAGCGCCTGTGCTCAGGCCGGGGTCACCCCGCGGGTGTTGCTGGAGCTGGACAGTCGTGAAGCCGTTACCGAGGCCGTGGCAGCACAGCTCGGTGTGGGCATTGTGTCGTCGGTAGAAGTCAGCCATGACCCTCGAGTGTGTGCGGTGCCGATCAACGGTGCGGGGCTCGTCAACCTGCATATGCTGGGTTGCATGGAACGGCGCGCCGAGTTGCGGCTGATCAAGGCGTTTATGGAGCTGGGCAAGGCTTAA
- a CDS encoding GNAT family N-acetyltransferase: protein MHLVMNPKDPQVSVRLADEGFAPYVWCNDFSFEVRAYARADRNKKVEHWPLDLITPYRKCYGIDPDEFASYRGGKDSDIFMAYLDNQPVGHVVVSTNWNGFAHVDELAVIAGARRHGVAKSLLDVVKFWSRKKNLPGIMLETQNNNLGACRLYERCGYQVGGIDYLRYRGIDPHTSEVAIFWYLIFESRDSLP from the coding sequence ATGCACCTGGTTATGAACCCCAAAGACCCTCAAGTCTCAGTACGTTTGGCTGATGAAGGCTTTGCGCCGTATGTGTGGTGCAACGATTTCAGCTTTGAGGTTCGCGCCTACGCCCGTGCCGACCGCAATAAAAAAGTCGAGCACTGGCCACTGGACCTGATCACGCCTTATCGCAAGTGCTACGGCATCGACCCTGATGAATTTGCCAGCTATCGCGGGGGCAAGGACAGCGACATTTTCATGGCCTATCTGGACAATCAGCCGGTCGGGCATGTGGTGGTGAGCACCAACTGGAATGGCTTCGCCCACGTGGATGAGCTGGCCGTGATTGCCGGCGCCCGCCGCCATGGCGTGGCCAAATCATTGCTGGATGTGGTCAAGTTCTGGAGCCGCAAAAAAAATCTGCCGGGGATCATGCTGGAGACCCAAAACAACAACCTCGGCGCTTGCCGGTTGTATGAGCGTTGCGGGTATCAGGTGGGAGGCATCGATTATCTGCGTTATCGCGGTATTGATCCGCACACCAGCGAAGTGGCGATTTTCTGGTATCTGATTTTTGAGAGCCGCGACTCACTACCCTGA
- a CDS encoding YebC/PmpR family DNA-binding transcriptional regulator, with product MGAQWKVKHKADAANSRGKIFGKLAKELTVAARNGADPDMNSHLRLVYEQAKKASMPADTIKRAINKGAGIGTEAVQYHRVTYEGFAPHQVPLIIECLTDNINRTVAEIRVAFRKGQLGASGSVAWDFNHVGMIEAKPDTPDADPEMAAIEAGAQDFEEGEEEGTTLFITEPTDLDTVQKALPEQGFTVLSAKLGYQPKNPVSGLTDEQMAEVQEFLAKLEEQDDVQDMFVALA from the coding sequence ATGGGCGCACAGTGGAAGGTTAAACATAAAGCGGACGCCGCCAACAGCCGTGGCAAGATTTTTGGCAAGTTGGCCAAGGAACTGACGGTTGCTGCGCGCAACGGCGCCGATCCGGACATGAACTCGCACTTGCGTCTGGTTTATGAACAGGCCAAGAAAGCCTCGATGCCAGCTGACACCATCAAGCGCGCGATCAATAAAGGTGCCGGTATCGGTACTGAAGCCGTGCAATACCATCGTGTCACCTATGAAGGTTTTGCACCTCACCAGGTACCGCTGATCATTGAGTGCCTGACGGACAACATCAACCGTACCGTGGCTGAAATCCGTGTTGCCTTCCGCAAGGGGCAGCTGGGTGCTTCGGGTTCGGTGGCGTGGGACTTCAACCACGTTGGCATGATCGAAGCCAAGCCTGATACCCCGGACGCAGATCCTGAAATGGCCGCAATCGAAGCGGGCGCTCAGGACTTCGAAGAAGGTGAAGAAGAAGGCACTACCTTGTTCATCACTGAACCGACTGACCTGGACACCGTACAAAAAGCACTGCCTGAGCAGGGCTTCACCGTGTTGTCGGCCAAGTTGGGCTACCAGCCGAAAAACCCGGTCAGTGGTCTGACTGACGAGCAAATGGCTGAAGTCCAGGAGTTCCTGGCCAAGCTGGAAGAGCAGGACGACGTGCAGGACATGTTTGTGGCGTTGGCCTGA
- the phnX gene encoding phosphonoacetaldehyde hydrolase — MNYTNPSKLQAAILDWAGTVVDFGSFAPTQIFVEAFAEFDVQVSIEEARGPMGMGKWDHIRTLCDQPQITERYKKVFGRAPTDEDVTAIYQRFMPLQIAKIAEHSALIPGALETIANLRDEGIKIGSCSGYPAQVMTKVVELAATNGYVADHVVATDEVPNGRPWPAQALANVIALGIDDVGACVKIDDTVPGILEGRRAGMWTVALVCSGNALGLTYEQYKALDAATLDSERSRIHALFAGSRPHYLIDTISDLPHVIADINQRLANGEMPQSS, encoded by the coding sequence ATGAACTACACCAACCCAAGCAAGCTGCAAGCCGCCATTCTCGACTGGGCAGGCACGGTGGTCGATTTTGGCTCATTCGCCCCTACGCAAATTTTCGTCGAAGCCTTTGCCGAGTTCGACGTACAGGTCTCTATCGAAGAAGCACGCGGCCCGATGGGCATGGGCAAGTGGGATCATATTCGTACCCTGTGCGACCAGCCACAGATCACCGAGCGCTACAAAAAAGTATTTGGCCGCGCGCCAACTGACGAAGACGTGACCGCGATCTACCAACGCTTCATGCCACTGCAGATCGCAAAAATTGCCGAACACTCGGCGCTGATTCCCGGCGCACTGGAAACCATCGCCAATCTGCGTGATGAGGGGATCAAGATCGGTTCATGCTCGGGCTACCCGGCGCAAGTAATGACCAAAGTCGTTGAACTGGCTGCCACCAATGGCTACGTCGCCGATCACGTAGTGGCCACTGACGAAGTGCCAAATGGCCGCCCCTGGCCTGCTCAGGCACTGGCCAACGTGATCGCGCTGGGCATTGATGATGTGGGCGCCTGCGTAAAAATCGACGACACCGTGCCGGGCATCCTTGAAGGTCGCCGTGCAGGCATGTGGACGGTCGCACTGGTGTGTTCCGGAAACGCCCTGGGCCTGACCTACGAGCAGTACAAGGCGCTGGATGCCGCCACGCTGGACAGTGAGCGCTCCCGCATCCACGCCCTGTTCGCGGGCTCGCGCCCCCACTACCTGATCGACACCATCAGTGACCTGCCGCACGTCATTGCAGACATCAACCAGCGTCTGGCCAATGGCGAAATGCCACAAAGCAGCTGA
- a CDS encoding Glu/Leu/Phe/Val dehydrogenase dimerization domain-containing protein, translated as MPIFTHPEFDHHEHVQFCHDKATGLKAIIAVHNTRLGPALGGCRMWPYADEEQALNDVLRLSRGMTYKSALAGLPLGGGKAVIIGDPRKDKSEALFQAMGGFVESLGGRYITAADSGTGVTEMALMGQRTRHVVGAGTREQLGGGTRSGDPSPATALGVFIGLREAVLQRLGRSDLAGLRVAIQGLGQVGFNLARQLKEAGAELWVHDIQEANVRRAIDELGAHPVSAQDIYGLDVDVFSPCAMGAIINDDTLQLLRAPVIAGAANNQLAKTSHADELWRRGCLHAPDYAINAGGIIDVSYEYNGGTPEQVRQHVEGIGETLRQIFLRAKAQDKNTTRIADSLAQERLNA; from the coding sequence ATGCCGATTTTTACTCATCCCGAATTCGATCACCACGAACACGTCCAGTTTTGCCATGACAAAGCCACGGGTCTCAAAGCCATTATTGCGGTGCACAACACGCGTCTTGGCCCGGCTCTCGGGGGCTGCCGCATGTGGCCCTATGCCGATGAAGAGCAAGCCTTGAACGATGTGCTGCGCCTGTCCCGTGGCATGACTTACAAGTCGGCGCTGGCCGGTTTGCCGTTGGGCGGTGGCAAGGCGGTGATTATTGGCGATCCGCGCAAGGACAAGAGCGAAGCGCTGTTCCAGGCGATGGGTGGCTTTGTCGAGAGCCTGGGTGGGCGTTACATCACGGCTGCGGATTCCGGCACCGGCGTCACTGAAATGGCTCTCATGGGCCAGCGCACCCGTCATGTGGTGGGGGCTGGTACGCGTGAGCAACTGGGCGGCGGCACCCGCAGTGGTGATCCGTCTCCGGCAACGGCGCTTGGGGTGTTTATCGGTCTGCGCGAAGCGGTCTTGCAGCGCCTGGGTCGTAGTGACCTGGCGGGGCTGCGGGTGGCCATTCAGGGCCTTGGTCAGGTGGGTTTCAACCTCGCCAGACAATTGAAAGAGGCGGGCGCTGAGCTGTGGGTCCACGATATCCAGGAGGCCAACGTGCGTCGCGCAATCGACGAACTGGGGGCTCATCCAGTGAGTGCCCAAGACATCTACGGGCTTGACGTCGATGTATTTTCGCCTTGCGCGATGGGGGCAATCATCAACGATGACACCTTGCAGTTACTGCGTGCGCCAGTGATTGCAGGTGCTGCCAATAATCAGTTGGCCAAAACCTCCCATGCTGATGAACTGTGGCGACGGGGTTGCCTGCATGCACCGGATTACGCGATCAACGCGGGCGGCATTATTGACGTGTCCTACGAGTACAACGGTGGCACGCCCGAACAAGTTCGTCAGCACGTTGAAGGTATTGGAGAGACTTTGCGTCAGATCTTTCTAAGGGCCAAAGCTCAGGATAAAAACACCACGCGCATCGCCGATAGCCTTGCTCAAGAACGTCTTAACGCTTGA